In the Piscinibacter sp. XHJ-5 genome, one interval contains:
- a CDS encoding hemolysin III family protein, giving the protein MIGCRAPAEVGETAARSAVNSRSERRQQSAAEEIANCVSHSVGFLLAAALLPILVQMGVVRTAQTLHIVSVSIFAATMMLLYLCSALFHGLPPGRGKRFFERLDHAAIYLFIAGSYSPFAVSALQHNGAWLTVALVWILALAGALIALSELFTHPLWSTGLYVAMGWSVLAAAVPSIEHVSSGGMRLLIAGGVVYTLGAALFLLSARIRFAHLAWHLFVMAGSALHVAAAVRFVGS; this is encoded by the coding sequence ATGATCGGCTGTCGAGCGCCTGCTGAAGTCGGCGAGACCGCCGCAAGAAGCGCCGTGAACTCCCGATCAGAACGCCGCCAGCAGAGCGCAGCCGAGGAGATCGCCAACTGTGTCAGTCACAGCGTCGGTTTCCTGCTCGCGGCGGCCTTGCTGCCAATCCTTGTGCAGATGGGGGTCGTGCGTACCGCCCAGACACTGCACATCGTGTCGGTCAGCATCTTCGCGGCCACGATGATGCTGCTGTACTTGTGTTCGGCGCTGTTCCACGGGCTGCCGCCCGGCCGCGGCAAGCGCTTCTTCGAAAGGCTGGATCACGCGGCCATCTATCTCTTCATCGCCGGCAGCTATTCGCCGTTTGCGGTGTCCGCACTGCAACACAACGGTGCCTGGCTCACAGTGGCGCTGGTGTGGATCCTGGCGTTGGCGGGCGCCCTGATCGCGCTGTCCGAGCTGTTCACGCATCCGCTGTGGTCCACGGGCCTTTACGTCGCGATGGGTTGGTCCGTCCTGGCCGCGGCAGTCCCGTCCATCGAACACGTGTCCTCGGGTGGTATGAGGTTGCTCATCGCCGGGGGCGTGGTCTACACGCTCGGCGCAGCGCTGTTCCTGCTGAGCGCGCGCATACGCTTCGCACACTTGGCGTGGCATCTGTTCGTCATGGCGGGCAGCGCATTGCACGTCGCGGCGGCGGTTCGATTCGTAGGGTCCTGA
- a CDS encoding alpha-D-ribose 1-methylphosphonate 5-phosphate C-P-lyase PhnJ, which yields MTAAGYNFAYLDERTKRMIRRALLKAVAIPGHQVPFGSREMPLAYGWGTGGIQVTAAVIGADDVLKVIDQGSDDTTNAVNIRQFFARTTGVETTTRTVDATIIQTRHRIPETALVEGQLLVYQVPQPEPLYKLEPRRAETLKLHAAEEYGLVNVKLYEDIAHWGRVETTYDYPVRVDGRYVMSPSPIPSFDNPKMHRMPALQLFGAGREKRLYAIPPYTDVVSLDFEDHPFRVDPQGHACALCGATDSYLDEVIGEVGERLWTCSDTDWCGERVQAQAPTRGQAR from the coding sequence ATGACCGCTGCCGGCTACAACTTCGCCTACCTGGATGAACGCACGAAGCGCATGATCCGGCGCGCGCTGCTGAAGGCGGTCGCCATTCCCGGCCATCAGGTGCCGTTCGGCTCGCGCGAGATGCCGCTCGCCTACGGCTGGGGCACCGGCGGCATCCAGGTCACCGCGGCGGTGATCGGCGCCGACGACGTGCTGAAGGTGATCGACCAGGGCTCGGACGACACGACCAACGCCGTCAACATCCGCCAGTTCTTCGCGCGCACGACCGGCGTCGAGACGACCACGCGCACCGTCGACGCGACCATCATCCAGACGCGCCACCGCATTCCCGAAACCGCCCTGGTCGAAGGCCAGCTTCTTGTCTACCAGGTGCCGCAGCCGGAGCCGCTGTACAAGCTGGAGCCGCGGCGCGCCGAGACGCTGAAGCTGCATGCGGCCGAGGAGTACGGCCTCGTCAACGTGAAGCTGTACGAGGACATCGCGCACTGGGGCCGGGTCGAGACGACCTACGACTACCCGGTGCGCGTCGACGGCCGCTACGTGATGTCGCCGTCGCCGATCCCGAGCTTCGACAATCCGAAGATGCACCGCATGCCGGCGCTGCAGCTGTTCGGCGCGGGGCGCGAGAAGCGCCTGTATGCGATCCCGCCGTACACCGACGTCGTGAGCCTCGACTTCGAGGACCATCCGTTTCGCGTCGACCCGCAAGGCCATGCCTGCGCGCTGTGCGGCGCCACCGACAGCTACCTCGACGAGGTGATCGGCGAAGTCGGCGAGCGCCTGTGGACCTGCTCCGACACCGACTGGTGCGGCGAACGCGTGCAGGCGCAAGCACCTACACGAGGCCAGGCCCGATGA
- a CDS encoding phospholipase C, phosphocholine-specific: MDKPSRSRRDVLKALASVGTLSALPDSITQALAIPAHQRTGTIKDVQHIVVLTQENRSFDHCFGTLRGVRGFGDPRAAKLPSGRPVWMQPSANGEVLPFRPPVPHLGGSYLPDPPHGWTDGHAAWNQGRFDQWIANKGIVAMTHNLRSDMPFHFALADAFTVCDAYHCSLMGPTDPNRYHLWTGWTGNDGSGGGPVITNAEAGYAWKTFPERLLEAGISWKVYQDKGDGLFASDTVWWGWTGDAFIGNYGDNSLLFFKQYQNAQAGTPLAERAKSGTEIKLLNRDPLRLLEDFRADVAAGRLPQVSWIAAPEAYTEHPNWPTDFGAWYISRVLDALVANPEVWSRTVLLINYDEEGGFFDHVVPPTPPISAELGDSTVPTTNEIFAGDANGHPAGPYGFGLRVPLLVVSPWSRGGWVNSQVFDHTSVIRFIEKRFADEHPGIVETNITPWRRAVSGDLSSCFDFRAPNAARPATPDVSAYMPVDKTNKPDMALAVPGTQTLPQQEPGVRWSRALPYELQADGALDTSSGTFRIVMSNSGEASAVFQVRSGNPADLPRCYTVEPRKQLSGSWNAASATQRYDLEVHGPNGFLRAFRGASAGNSRANLEVQARLQPHALVLVLTIRNLSAQRAQVQVTDRYSGETRRQQLHPRDADQAVWTAVRHGGWYDLVITVVGDADFRVELAGRIENGRDGISDPAIGRL; this comes from the coding sequence ATGGACAAACCATCACGCTCGCGCCGCGATGTACTGAAAGCGCTGGCCAGCGTCGGCACGCTGAGCGCGCTGCCCGACAGCATCACCCAGGCCCTCGCGATCCCCGCGCACCAGCGCACCGGAACGATCAAGGACGTGCAGCACATCGTCGTGCTGACGCAGGAGAACCGCTCGTTCGACCACTGCTTCGGCACGCTGCGCGGCGTGCGCGGTTTCGGCGATCCGCGCGCAGCCAAGCTGCCTTCGGGACGGCCGGTGTGGATGCAGCCCTCGGCCAACGGCGAGGTGCTGCCGTTCAGGCCGCCGGTGCCCCACCTCGGCGGCTCCTACCTGCCGGACCCGCCGCACGGCTGGACCGATGGCCACGCGGCCTGGAACCAGGGCCGCTTCGACCAGTGGATTGCCAACAAGGGCATCGTCGCGATGACGCACAACCTGCGCAGCGACATGCCGTTCCACTTCGCGCTGGCCGACGCATTCACCGTCTGCGATGCGTACCACTGCTCGCTGATGGGACCGACCGATCCGAACCGCTACCACCTGTGGACCGGCTGGACCGGCAACGACGGCAGCGGCGGCGGCCCGGTGATCACGAACGCAGAGGCCGGCTACGCGTGGAAGACCTTCCCTGAACGCCTGCTGGAGGCCGGCATCAGCTGGAAGGTCTATCAGGACAAGGGCGACGGCCTGTTTGCCAGCGACACGGTGTGGTGGGGCTGGACGGGTGACGCATTCATCGGCAACTACGGCGACAACTCGCTGCTGTTCTTCAAGCAATACCAGAACGCCCAGGCCGGCACACCGCTGGCCGAGCGTGCGAAGAGCGGCACCGAGATCAAGCTCCTCAACCGCGACCCGCTGCGCCTGCTGGAGGACTTCCGCGCCGACGTCGCTGCGGGCCGCCTGCCGCAGGTCAGCTGGATCGCCGCGCCCGAGGCGTACACCGAGCATCCGAACTGGCCGACCGACTTCGGCGCCTGGTACATCTCGCGCGTGCTCGACGCGCTGGTCGCCAACCCCGAGGTCTGGAGCCGCACCGTCCTGCTCATCAACTACGACGAGGAAGGCGGCTTCTTCGACCACGTCGTGCCGCCGACCCCGCCGATATCGGCCGAGCTTGGCGACTCGACCGTGCCGACGACGAACGAAATCTTCGCCGGCGATGCGAACGGTCATCCGGCCGGCCCCTATGGCTTCGGGCTGCGCGTTCCGCTGCTGGTCGTCTCGCCGTGGAGCCGCGGCGGCTGGGTCAACTCGCAGGTGTTCGATCACACCTCCGTGATCCGCTTCATCGAGAAGCGCTTCGCCGACGAGCACCCCGGCATCGTCGAGACCAACATCACGCCATGGCGCCGCGCCGTGAGCGGCGATCTGAGCTCGTGCTTCGACTTCCGCGCGCCGAACGCGGCGCGGCCCGCAACGCCGGACGTCTCGGCCTACATGCCGGTCGACAAGACCAACAAGCCCGACATGGCGCTCGCAGTCCCCGGCACGCAGACGCTGCCACAGCAGGAGCCGGGCGTGCGCTGGTCGCGTGCACTGCCCTACGAGCTGCAGGCGGATGGCGCGCTCGACACATCGAGCGGCACGTTCCGCATCGTGATGTCGAACAGCGGCGAGGCGAGCGCCGTGTTCCAGGTCCGCTCGGGCAATCCGGCCGACCTGCCGCGCTGCTACACGGTCGAGCCGCGCAAGCAGCTCAGCGGCAGCTGGAACGCCGCGTCGGCCACCCAGCGCTACGACCTCGAAGTTCACGGGCCGAACGGCTTTCTGCGCGCGTTCCGTGGTGCGTCGGCTGGCAACAGCCGTGCCAACCTCGAAGTACAGGCGCGCTTGCAGCCGCACGCGCTGGTGCTCGTGCTGACGATCCGCAACCTGTCGGCCCAGAGGGCTCAGGTCCAGGTCACCGACCGCTACAGCGGGGAGACGCGAAGGCAGCAACTGCACCCTCGCGATGCTGATCAGGCCGTGTGGACTGCGGTGCGCCACGGCGGCTGGTACGACCTCGTGATCACTGTCGTCGGCGACGCCGATTTCCGTGTTGAGCTCGCCGGCCGCATCGAGAACGGGCGCGACGGCATCAGCGACCCAGCCATAGGCCGTCTCTAA
- the phnF gene encoding phosphonate metabolism transcriptional regulator PhnF, with product MLKDTTPFIAADATDSLSRWEAIAAALRDDIVQGRFLPGQRLPNELLLAQRFRVNRHTLRQAMQALAREGHVQVRQGLGTFVRELVLDYALQRRTRLSENLASVGERAQRELLAHEQQPAHEWAAALRVSARSRIECVRTRATVRGRPVGLTTAAFPCPRLAGIAETIARRGSVTAALAERGVADYTRARSAVSARLPSAAEADALARAASQPVLVVQYVNVDGAGVPVEAGITLFAADAVQLTVEPEGFAA from the coding sequence ATGCTGAAAGACACCACGCCGTTCATTGCCGCCGATGCCACCGACTCGCTGTCGCGCTGGGAGGCCATCGCGGCCGCGCTGCGCGACGACATCGTGCAGGGTCGTTTCCTGCCGGGCCAGCGCCTGCCCAACGAACTGCTGCTGGCGCAGCGCTTTCGCGTCAACCGGCACACGCTGCGCCAGGCGATGCAGGCGCTGGCGCGCGAAGGGCACGTGCAGGTGCGCCAGGGGCTCGGCACCTTCGTGCGCGAGCTGGTGCTCGACTACGCGCTGCAGCGCCGCACGCGGCTGTCGGAGAACCTCGCAAGCGTCGGCGAGCGGGCACAACGCGAGCTGCTGGCCCACGAACAACAGCCCGCCCACGAGTGGGCCGCGGCACTGCGGGTGTCGGCCAGGTCACGCATCGAATGCGTGCGCACGCGGGCCACGGTGCGCGGTCGGCCGGTCGGCCTGACGACGGCGGCCTTTCCGTGCCCGCGCCTGGCCGGCATTGCCGAAACGATCGCGCGCCGCGGCAGCGTGACGGCGGCACTCGCCGAGCGCGGCGTGGCCGACTACACGCGCGCACGCAGCGCGGTCTCCGCGCGACTGCCGAGCGCGGCGGAAGCCGACGCGCTCGCGCGGGCGGCGTCGCAGCCGGTGCTGGTCGTGCAGTACGTGAACGTCGACGGCGCCGGCGTGCCGGTCGAAGCGGGCATAACCCTGTTCGCCGCCGACGCGGTGCAGCTGACCGTCGAGCCGGAGGGCTTCGCAGCATGA
- the phnG gene encoding phosphonate C-P lyase system protein PhnG: MNGVVSFSIDDGSEGELTRDVQESVTLAADNACIFSRLDDMPMTLDTSAARRAWLAVLAQAPRGALARHAAHLHAQSFEWLREPEIGLAMLRGRIGNSGDRFNLGEATMTRCVVRHRGVDGRVAAGLGMVIGRDVERAGWVAQLDAMLQQPEHHDALMRDVVAPLREATQALRREEAARTAASKVRFFTLTPETP, translated from the coding sequence ATGAACGGCGTGGTGTCTTTCAGCATCGATGACGGCTCCGAAGGCGAACTGACGCGAGACGTTCAAGAAAGTGTCACTCTCGCTGCCGATAATGCGTGCATCTTCAGTCGTCTAGATGACATGCCCATGACCCTCGACACCAGCGCAGCGCGGCGCGCCTGGCTGGCCGTGCTGGCGCAGGCCCCGCGCGGCGCGCTGGCCCGGCACGCGGCGCACCTGCACGCGCAGTCCTTCGAGTGGCTGCGCGAGCCGGAGATTGGCCTCGCGATGCTGCGCGGGCGCATCGGCAACAGCGGCGATCGCTTTAACCTCGGCGAAGCGACCATGACCCGCTGCGTCGTGCGCCACCGCGGCGTCGACGGCCGGGTCGCCGCCGGGCTCGGCATGGTGATCGGGCGCGACGTCGAACGCGCCGGCTGGGTCGCGCAGCTCGACGCGATGCTGCAGCAGCCTGAGCACCACGACGCGCTGATGCGCGACGTGGTGGCGCCCTTGCGCGAGGCGACGCAGGCGCTGCGCCGCGAAGAGGCCGCGCGCACCGCGGCGAGCAAGGTCCGATTCTTCACGCTGACGCCGGAGACACCCTGA
- a CDS encoding histidine phosphatase family protein codes for MKTLLLVRHAKSIKDDPTLADRDRPLADRGLKEALQMGRRLAERGVKPDLFVSSPALRALTTAQLIAEEVGYERNDIVVDDRLYESSADALLAVVRAFDKRFEQVMLFGHNPEFTNLAHRLSSDIVDMVTCAVAEFRFDTTKWPDVGTIDPAESRLDQPPK; via the coding sequence ATGAAGACCTTGCTTCTCGTCAGGCATGCCAAGTCAATCAAAGACGACCCGACCTTGGCCGATCGCGATCGGCCATTGGCGGATCGGGGGCTGAAAGAGGCGCTTCAGATGGGCAGGCGTCTCGCCGAGCGCGGCGTGAAGCCCGATCTGTTCGTGTCGAGTCCAGCGCTGCGCGCGCTCACCACCGCCCAGCTCATTGCCGAAGAGGTCGGCTACGAGCGCAACGACATCGTCGTGGACGATCGGCTGTATGAGAGCAGTGCGGACGCCCTGCTCGCCGTTGTTCGCGCATTCGACAAGAGGTTCGAACAAGTGATGCTGTTCGGTCACAACCCCGAGTTCACCAACCTGGCTCATCGGCTGTCGAGCGACATCGTCGACATGGTCACGTGCGCGGTCGCGGAGTTTCGCTTCGACACGACGAAGTGGCCGGACGTCGGCACGATCGACCCGGCGGAGTCGAGGCTCGATCAGCCGCCGAAGTAG
- a CDS encoding carbon-phosphorus lyase complex subunit PhnI has translation MYIAVKGGERAIDASRALLAAARRGDPAVPALGVEQIQEQLGLLVGRVMAEASLYDPQLAALAIRQACGDPIEAAFLLRAYRTTLPRFGSSEPLDTDRMRVRRRVSAIFKDLPGGQVLGPTFDYTQRLLDFGLLQGEELPTPLPSGDASAAQDTVPGALTQLAAEGLVEACEPSDGDPEPPDITRDPPAYPLPRSGWLQMLARADEGWVLGMGYSTQRGYAHTHPFGGDIRFGAVAVEIVPDELDFAIEIGEIELTECQMVNQFVGSASTPPTFTRGYGLVFGHGERKAMAMSLVDRALRCDEFDELPTSPAQQQEFVLPQGDSVEASGFVQHLKLPHYVTFESELQLIRQLRAEIEAASKETA, from the coding sequence ATGTACATCGCTGTCAAGGGCGGCGAACGGGCGATCGACGCGTCGCGGGCGCTGTTGGCCGCGGCGCGGCGCGGGGATCCGGCGGTGCCAGCGCTCGGCGTCGAGCAGATCCAGGAACAGCTCGGACTGCTGGTCGGCCGCGTGATGGCCGAGGCCTCGCTGTACGACCCGCAGCTCGCGGCGCTGGCGATCCGCCAGGCCTGTGGCGATCCGATCGAGGCGGCGTTCCTGCTGCGGGCCTACCGCACCACCTTGCCGCGCTTCGGCAGCAGCGAGCCGCTCGACACCGACCGCATGCGTGTACGTCGTCGCGTGTCGGCCATCTTCAAGGACCTGCCGGGCGGCCAGGTGCTCGGCCCGACCTTCGACTACACGCAGCGGCTGCTCGACTTCGGGCTGCTGCAGGGCGAGGAGTTGCCGACGCCACTGCCGAGCGGCGATGCCTCAGCGGCGCAGGACACGGTGCCCGGCGCATTGACGCAGCTCGCAGCCGAGGGGCTGGTCGAAGCCTGCGAGCCGAGCGATGGTGACCCGGAACCGCCCGACATCACGCGCGACCCGCCGGCCTATCCGCTGCCGCGCAGCGGCTGGCTGCAGATGCTGGCGCGCGCCGACGAAGGCTGGGTGCTCGGCATGGGCTACTCGACGCAGCGGGGCTACGCGCACACACATCCGTTCGGCGGCGACATCCGCTTCGGCGCGGTGGCGGTGGAGATCGTGCCGGACGAGCTCGACTTCGCGATCGAGATCGGCGAGATCGAGCTCACCGAGTGCCAGATGGTCAACCAGTTCGTCGGCAGTGCGAGCACGCCGCCCACCTTCACGCGCGGCTACGGCCTGGTGTTCGGCCACGGCGAACGCAAGGCGATGGCGATGTCGCTGGTGGACCGCGCGCTGCGCTGCGACGAGTTCGACGAGCTGCCGACGAGCCCGGCGCAGCAGCAGGAGTTCGTGCTGCCGCAAGGCGACAGCGTCGAGGCGTCGGGCTTCGTGCAGCACCTGAAGCTGCCGCACTACGTGACCTTCGAATCAGAGCTGCAGCTGATCCGCCAGCTGCGCGCCGAGATCGAAGCCGCATCGAAGGAGACCGCATGA
- a CDS encoding GNAT family N-acetyltransferase, producing the protein MNDMLQLREATRDDLPAIAAIFEAAGVDAPGVNTPQRMQAAWERLHRAVPDVQVLLAEEGGRPLGTLTFYPLPTLGHGGSPAALVEAVAVHPQAQGRGIGRALMDEAMARARAAGCYKLALSSNRKRDGAHAFYERLGYERHGISFVACPQEAAP; encoded by the coding sequence ATGAACGACATGTTGCAGCTGCGCGAAGCGACACGCGACGACCTGCCGGCGATCGCCGCCATCTTCGAAGCCGCCGGCGTCGATGCGCCGGGCGTCAACACGCCGCAGCGCATGCAGGCGGCCTGGGAGCGGCTGCATCGCGCGGTGCCCGACGTGCAGGTGCTGCTCGCCGAAGAAGGCGGACGGCCGCTCGGCACCCTCACCTTCTACCCGTTGCCCACGCTCGGCCACGGCGGCAGCCCGGCCGCGCTGGTCGAGGCCGTCGCGGTGCACCCGCAGGCGCAGGGGCGCGGGATCGGACGCGCGCTGATGGACGAGGCGATGGCGCGGGCACGCGCCGCCGGCTGCTACAAGCTCGCGCTGTCGTCCAACCGCAAGCGCGACGGCGCGCACGCCTTCTACGAGCGGCTGGGTTACGAGCGGCACGGCATCAGCTTCGTCGCCTGCCCGCAGGAGGCGGCGCCATGA
- a CDS encoding DUF3563 family protein, translating to MIDRIATVILRLRSPLDAVPTRHDEAYLSEAVSVHDLERRIRELDRNGSTLPYTNAYVSMATGAGR from the coding sequence ATGATTGACCGCATCGCCACCGTGATTCTTCGCCTGCGTTCCCCGCTCGACGCCGTCCCAACGCGCCATGACGAGGCCTACCTCAGCGAGGCCGTCAGCGTTCACGACCTCGAGCGACGGATTCGCGAGCTCGACCGCAACGGCAGCACGCTCCCGTACACCAATGCCTACGTGAGCATGGCAACGGGCGCCGGCCGCTGA
- the phnH gene encoding phosphonate C-P lyase system protein PhnH, with protein sequence MDTVLADMSRAFRDPVDGAQRSFRALLDAMAHPGSERELPAAALAGIEPPASCSRQRPMSLGMTAVLLTLLDAETMVRLAGSLASAEALAYLRFHTGVRAAWIDDRAPFNVARAADVDDRLWSRLDLGTDESPQRGATLIVEVDALGSAGTRLHLRGPGIPAERSLDVDGLSRDFWLWRTRLQSELPRGVDLVLVCGTRLAAIPRSTRITLGL encoded by the coding sequence ATGGACACCGTGCTGGCCGACATGTCGCGCGCTTTTCGCGACCCGGTAGATGGAGCGCAGCGCAGCTTCCGCGCGCTGCTCGACGCGATGGCGCATCCCGGCAGCGAACGCGAGCTGCCGGCCGCGGCGCTCGCCGGCATCGAGCCGCCCGCCTCGTGCTCGCGGCAGCGGCCGATGAGCCTGGGCATGACGGCGGTGCTGCTGACCTTGCTCGACGCCGAGACGATGGTGCGGCTCGCCGGCTCGCTGGCGAGCGCCGAGGCCCTCGCCTACCTGCGCTTTCACACCGGCGTGCGCGCGGCCTGGATCGACGACCGCGCGCCGTTCAATGTCGCCCGTGCGGCCGACGTCGACGACCGGCTGTGGAGCCGGCTCGACCTCGGCACCGACGAGAGCCCGCAGCGCGGGGCCACTTTGATCGTCGAGGTCGACGCGCTCGGCAGCGCCGGCACGCGGCTGCATCTGCGCGGTCCCGGCATCCCGGCCGAACGCAGCCTCGACGTAGACGGGCTGTCGCGCGACTTCTGGCTTTGGCGCACGCGGCTCCAATCCGAACTGCCGCGCGGCGTCGACCTCGTGCTCGTCTGCGGCACGCGCCTCGCAGCCATCCCGCGCTCGACGCGCATCACCCTGGGGCTCTGA
- a CDS encoding AAA family ATPase gives MRPIAHSERLIVVVGPSGAGKDSVLAAWRARLPARTLHFATRVVTRRAGASEAHESVDEAGFDALRAVDALATWWQANDLHYGVRWRELSPLADGGWVVLNGSREHLAILRLQAPRLHVVHITAPEAVLARRLAERSREAAPSIERRLARRPGVSAALTLDNSGALASTVDALHRWWCRHAAAGGVASRGDAGRNTPRRSR, from the coding sequence ATGCGCCCGATTGCCCACAGCGAGCGGCTGATCGTCGTCGTCGGCCCTTCCGGCGCGGGCAAGGACAGCGTGCTCGCCGCCTGGCGCGCGCGGCTGCCGGCGCGCACACTGCATTTCGCGACGCGCGTCGTCACGCGCCGCGCCGGCGCCAGCGAGGCCCACGAAAGCGTCGACGAGGCGGGCTTCGACGCGCTGCGCGCCGTCGATGCGCTCGCCACCTGGTGGCAGGCGAACGATCTGCACTACGGCGTGCGCTGGCGCGAGCTGTCGCCGCTCGCCGACGGAGGCTGGGTGGTGCTGAACGGCTCGCGCGAACACCTGGCGATCCTGCGCCTGCAGGCGCCGCGGCTGCACGTCGTGCACATCACGGCGCCCGAAGCAGTGCTGGCGCGTCGGCTCGCGGAGCGCTCGCGCGAAGCGGCGCCCTCAATCGAGCGCCGCCTTGCGCGCCGCCCTGGGGTGTCGGCGGCACTCACGCTCGACAACAGCGGGGCGCTCGCGAGCACCGTCGATGCGCTGCACCGGTGGTGGTGCCGGCACGCCGCGGCCGGCGGCGTCGCGAGTCGCGGCGACGCTGGGAGGAATACACCAAGGCGAAGCAGGTGA
- a CDS encoding DUF1045 domain-containing protein — protein sequence MNAAPRYAIYWTPPPAHPLWRAGCEWLGRDAADGSQHATPRAATATPRRYGFHATLKPPLRLRSGQAPDALLDAAHRLARETPAFAMPPLSVQTLADFVALRPAVPLDADHPLRRLADACVRALDPWRAPPAGDELLRRDAQRGLSPGQGELLQRWGYPHVFEHWRFHMTLSDSLPSDAPDDALRQQLLVEATRFFAAALELPLTCDALCVFVEATAGAPFMLAHRFMLEG from the coding sequence ATGAACGCGGCGCCCCGCTACGCGATCTACTGGACGCCGCCGCCGGCGCACCCGTTGTGGCGGGCCGGCTGCGAATGGCTGGGGCGCGACGCGGCCGATGGATCACAACATGCGACGCCGCGCGCCGCGACCGCCACGCCGCGCCGCTACGGTTTTCACGCGACGCTGAAGCCGCCGCTGCGGCTGCGCAGTGGCCAGGCGCCCGACGCGCTGCTCGACGCGGCGCACCGGTTGGCGCGGGAGACGCCGGCGTTCGCGATGCCGCCGCTGTCGGTGCAGACGCTCGCCGACTTCGTCGCGCTGCGACCGGCCGTGCCGCTCGACGCCGATCACCCGCTGCGCCGCCTCGCCGACGCCTGCGTGCGCGCGCTCGACCCCTGGCGTGCACCACCGGCCGGCGACGAGCTGCTGCGGCGCGATGCGCAGCGCGGCCTGTCGCCGGGCCAAGGCGAGCTGCTGCAACGCTGGGGCTACCCGCACGTGTTCGAGCACTGGCGCTTCCACATGACCCTGTCGGACAGCCTGCCGAGCGACGCGCCGGACGATGCGCTGCGGCAGCAGCTGCTGGTCGAGGCGACGCGCTTCTTCGCCGCGGCGCTCGAGCTGCCGCTCACGTGCGATGCGCTCTGCGTGTTCGTCGAGGCGACGGCCGGCGCGCCGTTCATGCTGGCCCATCGTTTCATGCTCGAGGGCTGA